One Hydrogenoanaerobacterium saccharovorans DNA segment encodes these proteins:
- the def gene encoding peptide deformylase, which yields MALRTIAKEGEDCLRKVAKPVTVFDNKLKTLLDDMAETMYEANGVGLAAPQVSVLRRVVVIDVGEGLIELINPEIISQGGSVEDSEGCLSFPGQYGIVARPEKVAVKAFDRNGKEFIIEGEDLLARALCHETDHLNGVVFKDLVIRMCTADELE from the coding sequence ATGGCATTACGAACAATTGCAAAAGAGGGTGAAGACTGCCTGCGAAAGGTGGCAAAACCTGTAACAGTATTTGACAATAAGCTGAAAACTCTGCTGGATGATATGGCAGAGACGATGTACGAAGCAAATGGTGTGGGGCTTGCTGCTCCACAGGTATCGGTACTGCGCCGTGTGGTTGTCATTGATGTGGGGGAAGGTCTCATCGAACTCATCAACCCCGAAATTATATCGCAAGGCGGCTCAGTGGAGGACAGCGAAGGTTGCCTTTCGTTCCCTGGCCAATACGGTATTGTAGCGCGCCCAGAAAAAGTTGCAGTAAAGGCTTTTGACCGCAACGGCAAAGAGTTTATTATTGAGGGCGAAGATTTGCTCGCCCGTGCACTGTGCCATGAGACAGACCATCTCAACGGTGTTGTGTTTAAAGACCTTGTCATCCGCATGTGCACTGCTGATGAGTTGGAATAG